One genomic window of Trichomycterus rosablanca isolate fTriRos1 chromosome 1, fTriRos1.hap1, whole genome shotgun sequence includes the following:
- the elk3 gene encoding ETS domain-containing protein Elk-3 produces the protein MESAITLWQFLLQLLLDQSHKHLICWTSNDGEFKLLKSEEVAKLWGLRKNKTNMNYDKLSRALRYYYDKNIIKKVIGQKFVYKFVSFPEILKMDPQAVELGREGCSVMLQDADSDSGEGEDSPKLSLSSLRSPTGRNEYLHSGLYSSFTVSSLQGPPPSLLHAVKMEKQRGAERGEEAPTVIRFVTNRSEKPVPLPLSPASTSSEVFFNSKASPHSSRSSSPSYSPSYERRLIQDARTDESEQNAQPLNLSSSHRERALTQASSHERRSSTNGLPPKARKPKSLEISAPSILLSGNDLGSIALNSPALPSGSLTPAFFTAQTPSGLLLAPSPLLSSIHFWSSLSPVAPLSPARLQGHSSLFQFPTLLNGPLPMPLPSLDSSTSSSSLLLSSSTPKS, from the exons ATGGAGAGTGCCATCACGTTGTGGCAATTCCTGCTGCAGCTGCTTCTCGACCAGAGCCACAAGCACCTGATCTGCTGGACGTCTAACGATGGCGAGTTCAAGCTGCTTAAGTCGGAGGAGGTGGCCAAACTGTGGGGCCTGCGCAAGAACAAGACCAACATGAACTACGACAAACTCAGCCGGGCTCTGCGCTATTACTATGACAAG AATATTATCAAAAAGGTGATTGGACAGAAGTTTGTATACAAATTTGTCTCCTTTCCTGAAATTCTAAAAATGGATCCTCAGGCAGTGGAGCTTGGTCGAGAGGGGTGCAGCGTTATGCTACAAGATGCTGATTCTGATAGTGGAGAGGGGGAGGACTCTCCAAAACTCTCTCTGTCGTCACTGCGAAGCCCCACTGGAAGAAACGAATATCTTCATTCTGGCCTGTACTCATCTTTTACTGTGAGTTCCCTGCAAGGCCCACCACCTTCGCTGCTACATGCAGTCAAAATGGAGAAACAGAGAGGGGCAGAGCGAGGGGAAGAGGCACCCACCGTGATTCGGTTCGTTACCAATCGATCAGAAAAACCGGTGCCCCTCCCATTGTCTCCTGCCTCCACCTCTTCTGAGGTTTTCTTCAACTCGAAAGCCTCGCCCCATTCCTCACGATCGTCCTCCCCTTCTTATAGCCCGTCCTATGAGCGGAGGCTGATCCAGGACGCTCGGACGGACGAATCGGAGCAGAACGCTCAGCCTCTCAATTTATCGTCCAGCCACAGGGAGCGAGCCCTAACCCAGGCCTCATCCCATGAGAGGAGGAGCAGCACCAATGGACTTCCTCCTAAAGCTCGCAAACCTAAAAGTCTGGAAATCTCAGCCCCATCCATACTGCTTTCAGGAAATGATCTGGGCTCTATTGCCCTTAACAGCCCTGCACTGCCCTCAGGGTCTCTCACGCCAGCCTTCTTTACTGCACAG ACTCCTTCTGGTTTGCTTCTGGCTCCAAGCCCTCTCCTCTCGTCCATTCATTTCTGGAGCAGTCTTAGTCCGGTTGCTCCACTCAGTCCAGCTCGACTACAGGGACACAGCTCCCTcttccag